One stretch of Shewanella sp. Arc9-LZ DNA includes these proteins:
- a CDS encoding YjjI family glycine radical enzyme — protein sequence MTLQDNIEKIVTHPHLSPKQKSNYLALEAENSLPYVAVSEQVNNAMKQGIICDMFEGHAPFKPRYVLPDYAKYLQQGSQYLELSPAEDFDDALNALTILYFHVPSVTNIPVYLGQLDALLMPFTKGLDTDAIYRKLKRFWILLDRTLPDAFMHVNIGPTDNIICRTILRIDAELQQIAPNLTFMYDPAVTPDDLLFQATSNICQCGKPHIANYPLHADAFDTRGFGIVSCYNALPLAGGANTLVRVNLKEVALNANSIDDFFAQTLPYYSQLAFELIEVRSAFLHQQSHFFDSFLVKEQLIDESRFAPMFGIYGMAEAVNILQALLPSAAEVTTTNVASKPNTGYGHNLDANELGLRISAALDNIVKSTPVTYGYNGRALLHSQSGISLDKNVTPGVRIPYGSEPDPISHIQALAEHHQYYTAGISDILTIDETVKANPQAMFQLCKGALSSGFREFSANVANNDLVRVTGYMVKRSDIETFKQCGSRTNTTGLAAEAAINTGIFQRQARVIAHEQAPFIHE from the coding sequence ATGACATTACAAGATAACATTGAGAAAATTGTCACCCACCCTCACCTTTCTCCTAAGCAAAAATCCAACTATTTAGCTTTAGAAGCTGAAAACAGTCTGCCTTATGTGGCGGTGTCTGAGCAGGTAAATAATGCCATGAAACAAGGTATTATTTGCGATATGTTTGAAGGTCATGCGCCATTTAAGCCGCGTTATGTGTTGCCAGATTATGCCAAATACCTGCAGCAAGGATCTCAGTATTTGGAGCTGTCGCCCGCCGAAGACTTTGATGACGCCTTAAATGCATTAACCATTCTTTATTTTCATGTGCCATCGGTGACCAATATCCCGGTTTACTTAGGCCAATTAGATGCGTTATTAATGCCTTTTACCAAAGGGCTCGATACTGATGCTATCTATCGCAAACTCAAGCGGTTTTGGATATTACTCGATCGCACGTTACCCGATGCATTTATGCATGTGAATATTGGCCCAACTGATAACATTATTTGCCGAACCATTTTGCGTATAGATGCAGAATTACAACAAATTGCCCCCAATTTAACCTTTATGTATGACCCTGCCGTAACGCCAGATGATTTATTATTTCAGGCCACCAGCAATATTTGTCAATGCGGTAAACCTCACATTGCCAACTATCCGCTACATGCCGACGCCTTCGATACTCGTGGTTTTGGGATTGTCAGTTGTTATAACGCATTACCGTTAGCTGGCGGCGCCAATACCTTGGTGCGGGTTAACCTCAAAGAAGTCGCTCTAAACGCTAACAGTATTGATGATTTTTTTGCCCAAACTCTGCCATATTACAGCCAACTCGCATTCGAGCTTATTGAAGTGCGTTCGGCATTTTTACACCAACAATCTCATTTCTTTGACAGTTTTTTAGTTAAGGAACAGTTGATCGATGAATCTCGCTTTGCACCTATGTTCGGTATTTATGGTATGGCTGAAGCGGTCAATATTTTACAAGCCTTACTACCTAGTGCTGCTGAGGTTACAACTACCAACGTCGCAAGCAAACCCAATACAGGCTACGGCCATAACCTTGATGCTAATGAACTTGGACTCAGAATATCTGCAGCTTTAGACAACATAGTAAAGTCGACACCGGTCACTTATGGTTATAACGGTCGCGCGTTATTACATTCTCAAAGTGGCATTAGTTTGGATAAAAATGTCACCCCTGGCGTGCGTATTCCCTATGGCTCAGAACCAGACCCTATTAGTCATATTCAAGCACTAGCTGAACATCATCAATATTATACTGCTGGGATAAGCGATATTTTAACCATAGATGAAACCGTTAAAGCTAATCCTCAAGCGATGTTCCAACTCTGTAAAGGCGCCCTTAGTTCAGGTTTTAGAGAGTTTAGTGCCAATGTTGCTAATAACGATTTAGTCCGTGTAACTGGTTATATGGTTAAACGCTCAGACATTGAGACTTTTAAGCAATGCGGTTCACGCACCAACACCACAGGGTTAGCTGCTGAAGCCGCAATCAATACGGGAATATTTCAACGCCAAGCTCGGGTAATTGCTCACGAACAAGCTCCTTTTATTCATGAGTAA
- a CDS encoding LysR family transcriptional regulator → MELAKLSRISMKHLITLHVMLDTLSVTACAERLCLSPSSVSKTLSQLRESLHDELFYRHGNSLIATALARRLGPSVKQMINDMNQIMNQDVFKPQHYQGSFSLAMRESTFELLAATLTAHILNLAPNIHIDIYNKDNIGFDGLVKGSLDFILLPHDLSQPTNVDEDLVWETLINDEMVCLMSASHPLASQQTISLDDYLNFSHIGITDTDLSTPFFDILLAQQSKKRAIPISVPDFGSAALMCHHSELLFTCSRHWASIAKQAQGLLIKPLPIDYGKVAYSLVWHRQSMNDPAHRWLYEQILLCSR, encoded by the coding sequence ATGGAATTGGCTAAGCTTTCACGTATCAGTATGAAACACTTGATCACTTTGCATGTGATGCTTGATACCCTCAGTGTCACAGCCTGTGCTGAACGGTTATGTTTAAGCCCATCGTCGGTGAGTAAAACCTTAAGTCAGCTAAGAGAAAGTTTGCATGATGAATTATTCTATCGTCATGGCAATTCACTCATCGCCACTGCATTAGCACGACGACTAGGCCCAAGTGTGAAGCAGATGATTAATGATATGAATCAGATCATGAACCAGGATGTGTTCAAGCCACAACATTATCAAGGTAGCTTTTCACTGGCGATGCGCGAAAGCACATTTGAGTTATTAGCCGCCACATTAACGGCTCATATTCTCAACTTAGCGCCCAATATCCATATCGATATTTACAATAAAGACAACATCGGCTTTGACGGCTTAGTAAAGGGCTCGTTGGATTTTATTCTATTGCCACATGACTTAAGCCAACCAACCAATGTCGATGAAGACTTAGTCTGGGAAACCTTAATCAACGATGAAATGGTCTGCCTAATGAGTGCTAGCCATCCACTGGCGTCACAGCAGACTATTAGCCTTGATGACTACTTAAATTTCAGCCACATCGGCATAACAGATACTGATTTGAGCACACCATTTTTTGATATTTTACTGGCACAACAATCTAAAAAACGGGCGATACCGATTTCGGTACCTGACTTTGGCAGCGCAGCGTTAATGTGCCATCACAGTGAACTGCTATTTACCTGTTCGCGCCACTGGGCCTCAATAGCCAAGCAAGCCCAAGGATTACTGATTAAACCGTTACCGATCGATTATGGCAAAGTTGCTTATAGCCTTGTGTGGCATAGGCAAAGTATGAATGATCCTGCTCATCGTTGGCTGTATGAACAAATATTGCTGTGCAGTCGTTAA
- a CDS encoding TorF family putative porin, translating to MNIRKTQLAQSILLGSLLLSATSFANAADDDVFGGAISGKLTFASDYVFRGESETMDAEVPVVQGTLGWGNDLGWYAGVFASNIKFADPNLEIVTAPYIGKAGEFGNSGISYDVMVFSYLYPGASYSNYTELWIKVGKQFGHANVQLEVTPTIDDWFGVEGWQGVNYAVHPSYQFDNGLYVSASIGYQDLDGHGAEGWGHWNLGVSKAYAGINFDVRYHGSTMDSDHKVYGTQTKIFDDRVVVGVSKSF from the coding sequence ATGAACATTAGAAAAACTCAATTAGCTCAGTCAATTTTATTAGGCAGTCTACTTTTATCGGCGACCTCTTTTGCCAACGCTGCAGACGATGATGTCTTCGGTGGAGCCATAAGTGGTAAATTAACCTTTGCTTCAGATTATGTTTTCCGTGGCGAATCAGAAACAATGGATGCAGAAGTACCAGTGGTACAAGGTACCCTAGGTTGGGGCAATGATCTGGGTTGGTATGCTGGTGTATTTGCATCCAATATCAAATTTGCAGACCCCAATTTAGAAATTGTTACTGCACCTTATATTGGTAAAGCAGGCGAGTTTGGCAATAGTGGTATCAGTTACGACGTCATGGTTTTTTCTTACCTGTATCCAGGTGCCTCATATTCAAATTATACCGAACTGTGGATTAAAGTCGGTAAGCAATTTGGTCATGCAAATGTGCAGTTAGAAGTGACTCCAACAATCGATGATTGGTTTGGTGTAGAGGGCTGGCAAGGTGTTAACTATGCCGTTCATCCGAGCTATCAGTTTGACAATGGTTTATACGTATCAGCAAGTATCGGCTACCAAGATTTAGATGGTCATGGTGCAGAAGGTTGGGGGCACTGGAATTTGGGTGTGAGTAAAGCCTATGCCGGAATCAATTTTGATGTTCGTTATCATGGCAGTACCATGGATAGCGATCATAAGGTCTATGGCACTCAAACAAAAATCTTTGATGACCGAGTGGTTGTTGGCGTCAGCAAAAGTTTCTAA
- a CDS encoding MBL fold metallo-hydrolase, with translation MISTFSVHEFLDEDSETFTYVVADNTTSFAVIIDPVLDFDYKSGRTGTRNANRVLHWIERQALTVKWILETHAHADHLSAASYLRDQIGGQMGIGEHITKVQQTFKKVFNLDASFLPNGSQFDHLFKHNELLQVGNMTIRVMHTPGHTPADLAYIVNDQAAFVGDTIFMPDVGTARCDFPGGDANTLYDSIQALFTLPDTTDIYVCHDYPTEGREHQFKTQVIQQKQHNIHVNDTITKSAFVTLRQQRDATLPMPRLILPSIQINIRAGQMPDAENNGTVYLKIPINQL, from the coding sequence ATGATTTCAACCTTTAGTGTCCATGAATTTTTAGATGAAGACAGTGAAACATTCACTTATGTTGTTGCTGATAATACCACATCGTTTGCTGTGATTATTGACCCGGTTTTAGACTTTGATTATAAATCAGGTCGAACAGGCACACGAAATGCCAATCGAGTTTTACATTGGATTGAACGCCAAGCGTTAACCGTCAAATGGATACTTGAAACCCATGCTCATGCCGATCATTTATCTGCTGCCAGTTATTTACGTGACCAAATTGGTGGCCAAATGGGTATTGGCGAGCACATCACCAAAGTCCAGCAGACTTTTAAAAAGGTATTTAACCTAGACGCTAGTTTTTTGCCTAACGGCAGCCAATTTGACCATCTATTTAAACATAATGAGCTGTTACAAGTCGGTAATATGACCATTCGTGTTATGCACACACCGGGTCACACTCCGGCTGATCTTGCTTACATTGTGAATGATCAAGCCGCCTTTGTTGGAGACACCATTTTTATGCCTGATGTGGGTACCGCTAGATGTGATTTCCCAGGTGGGGATGCCAATACTTTGTACGATTCCATTCAGGCATTATTTACTCTCCCAGATACAACAGATATCTACGTGTGTCATGACTACCCTACAGAGGGGCGCGAGCATCAATTTAAAACTCAAGTCATCCAACAGAAACAACACAATATTCATGTGAATGACACTATTACCAAATCTGCTTTTGTGACGCTTCGTCAACAACGAGACGCCACATTGCCGATGCCTAGGCTGATATTGCCATCGATTCAAATCAATATTCGCGCAGGCCAAATGCCAGACGCTGAAAACAACGGCACTGTGTATTTAAAAATCCCGATTAACCAGCTTTAA
- a CDS encoding alpha/beta fold hydrolase — protein sequence MSHSNAVLVRNNVKLIGNGSKTLVLAHGFGCDQNMWRFVTPELMKHFTIVLFDYVGSGASDISQYSRKRYGQLEGYAEDIIEVCDALHLTDAIFIGHSVSGIIGAIAAIQKPELFSKLVMVCPSPCFLNFPPEYFGGFDKEDLLELLNLMDKNYIGWANYLAPLVMGTTNSDELIGELSGSFCSTDPVIAKNFAEATFLSDYRYLLKEIKQPCLILQSENDALAATSVGEFIASEIPHSELNIIAAHGHCLHMTHPEEILKSIMKFAK from the coding sequence ATGTCTCATTCAAATGCTGTTCTTGTTAGAAATAATGTTAAATTAATCGGTAATGGTAGCAAAACCTTAGTTCTCGCACATGGGTTTGGTTGCGATCAAAATATGTGGCGTTTTGTAACCCCTGAACTGATGAAGCATTTTACTATTGTGCTATTTGATTATGTTGGTTCAGGTGCTTCTGATATCTCTCAATACAGTAGAAAACGTTATGGTCAACTTGAAGGATATGCAGAAGACATAATCGAAGTATGTGACGCTTTGCACTTAACTGACGCTATTTTCATAGGGCATTCAGTGAGCGGTATTATTGGTGCAATTGCTGCAATTCAAAAACCTGAGCTATTTTCTAAGCTGGTAATGGTATGTCCTTCACCCTGTTTTTTAAATTTTCCTCCTGAATATTTTGGCGGTTTCGATAAAGAAGACTTACTCGAGTTGTTAAATCTAATGGACAAAAATTATATTGGCTGGGCTAATTATTTAGCTCCGTTAGTAATGGGAACAACCAATTCTGACGAGCTAATTGGTGAATTATCAGGCAGTTTTTGTTCTACCGACCCGGTTATTGCGAAGAACTTTGCTGAAGCGACTTTTTTATCTGATTATCGTTATCTACTAAAAGAGATTAAACAACCGTGTTTAATTTTACAAAGTGAAAATGATGCCCTGGCAGCAACATCTGTTGGTGAGTTTATTGCGAGCGAAATACCCCATAGCGAACTTAACATTATCGCTGCTCATGGTCATTGCTTGCATATGACTCATCCTGAAGAAATTTTAAAATCGATAATGAAATTCGCAAAATGA
- a CDS encoding peroxiredoxin has protein sequence MTDSIVSFPQLNRPAPAFNTKTTHGMRSLTDYKGKWLVLFSHPADFTPVCTTEFIGFAQRAEEFAKLNTELLGLSIDSVHSHIAWVRNIEENFGVEITFPIISDLSMEVAKAYGMIQPGASDTAAVRATFIIDPEGVLRAMVYYPMSNGRSIDEFVRLVKALQTSDANGVATPENWQPGDDVIVPPPATTADAKARLSQGYDYVDWYFSKKSL, from the coding sequence ATGACTGATTCTATTGTTTCTTTTCCGCAATTAAACCGACCCGCTCCGGCCTTTAATACCAAGACAACACATGGCATGCGCTCACTTACTGACTATAAAGGTAAGTGGCTAGTGTTGTTCTCCCATCCTGCGGATTTTACCCCTGTGTGTACGACTGAGTTTATTGGGTTTGCTCAACGTGCAGAAGAATTTGCCAAGCTTAATACTGAGTTACTCGGTTTATCCATCGACAGTGTTCATTCCCATATCGCTTGGGTACGTAACATTGAAGAAAACTTTGGCGTTGAAATAACCTTCCCGATTATTTCCGACTTATCAATGGAAGTGGCTAAAGCCTACGGCATGATCCAACCCGGTGCGAGTGACACAGCTGCCGTTCGCGCAACCTTTATTATCGATCCCGAAGGTGTATTGCGTGCCATGGTGTATTACCCAATGAGTAATGGTCGTTCTATAGATGAATTTGTTCGATTAGTAAAAGCACTGCAAACCAGTGATGCCAATGGCGTTGCTACCCCAGAAAACTGGCAACCTGGCGATGACGTTATTGTGCCACCACCAGCAACAACTGCTGACGCTAAAGCACGATTATCCCAGGGTTATGATTATGTAGATTGGTATTTTAGTAAGAAGTCGCTTTAA
- a CDS encoding LysM peptidoglycan-binding domain-containing protein encodes MRASIFLIAAGFILLSGCQTVVVEDAKAEKSLGGVNKSTSLKVPKLLARRNYQDSGDVWERIRYSMDMPIPDQQLVNQYRDWYINNPQHLEQISQRAKPFLYLIVQEFEHRDLPIELALLPIVESSFNPFAYSSADASGLWQFTSPMASHFGLEMNWWYDGRKDVPAATTAALDMLEYLYKKTDNWLYALAAYNAGEGRLREAIRYNEARGLSTDFWSLPLPKETRQYVPQLLAIADVIKHSESYGISLKSIPNKPLVEVIDVGSQIDIAVAADLANISIARLQKLNPGFNRWATSPDGPHQLIVPVSKVSEFKQALADTDISARVKWFKYQIRAGDNISVIAKRHLTTVSEIKAMNDINGDKIVAGQFLYMPQAASGMTPLVELATTQNAQVSTPKQAAPSKQPRIITTSNQSTVQSDHTVKYGDTLWSIAKVYKVSVDQIIAWNKMTDKDKLTVGKTLQFYHQPFKQQQSQL; translated from the coding sequence TTGAGAGCATCAATCTTCCTTATTGCAGCAGGCTTTATCCTGTTGAGTGGTTGCCAAACTGTTGTTGTAGAAGATGCCAAAGCAGAAAAAAGTCTTGGTGGTGTGAATAAATCAACATCATTAAAGGTTCCTAAGTTGTTAGCTCGGCGCAATTATCAAGACAGCGGTGATGTATGGGAACGCATTCGATATTCAATGGATATGCCCATTCCAGATCAACAATTAGTTAACCAATATCGTGATTGGTATATTAATAATCCACAGCATCTCGAGCAGATTTCACAGCGCGCCAAGCCGTTTTTATATTTAATCGTCCAAGAGTTTGAACATCGAGATTTACCTATCGAACTGGCCTTACTCCCTATAGTAGAAAGTTCGTTTAATCCTTTTGCTTATTCCAGTGCCGACGCATCAGGCCTGTGGCAATTTACCTCACCAATGGCCAGCCATTTTGGATTAGAGATGAATTGGTGGTATGACGGCAGAAAAGATGTGCCTGCTGCAACCACCGCTGCATTAGATATGCTCGAATACTTGTATAAAAAAACCGACAACTGGTTATATGCACTAGCCGCATACAATGCTGGTGAAGGTCGCTTACGTGAGGCTATTAGATATAATGAAGCAAGAGGGCTGAGCACCGACTTTTGGTCTTTACCATTACCTAAGGAAACTCGGCAATACGTACCACAATTGCTGGCAATAGCAGATGTGATTAAACATTCTGAAAGCTACGGCATCAGTCTTAAATCCATTCCTAATAAACCACTAGTTGAAGTAATTGATGTCGGAAGCCAAATTGACATCGCAGTTGCTGCCGATCTAGCCAATATATCCATTGCTCGGTTACAAAAATTGAATCCAGGGTTTAATCGCTGGGCAACATCACCCGATGGACCGCATCAGTTGATAGTGCCAGTGAGTAAAGTCAGTGAGTTTAAACAAGCTCTTGCGGATACTGATATTAGCGCTAGAGTAAAATGGTTTAAATATCAGATTAGAGCTGGCGATAATATTAGTGTCATTGCAAAACGTCACCTTACAACGGTGTCAGAAATAAAAGCGATGAATGACATTAATGGCGATAAGATCGTTGCGGGTCAATTTTTGTATATGCCACAAGCTGCATCGGGCATGACACCCTTAGTCGAACTGGCTACAACACAAAACGCCCAAGTCTCTACACCAAAGCAAGCTGCACCAAGCAAACAGCCAAGGATTATTACAACATCTAATCAGTCAACAGTTCAAAGCGATCACACGGTAAAATATGGCGACACACTGTGGAGTATTGCCAAAGTGTATAAGGTCAGTGTGGACCAAATTATCGCTTGGAACAAAATGACAGACAAAGACAAATTAACGGTAGGTAAAACCCTGCAGTTTTATCATCAACCCTTCAAACAACAGCAGAGCCAGTTGTAA
- a CDS encoding YjjW family glycine radical enzyme activase, with protein MSKHAVVSQILPFSCVDGPGSRLVIFLQGCNYQCKNCHNPHTISLCDACGDCIDSCPEQALSLIHSQAMPLPQLRSQEMLLHGDLIPVNHSPSSSQSKPHIVWDSTKCSQCDTCITVCPRQSTPKTSHYSVEQMLEVIYGQRHFINGITLSGGEASLQLPFIIELFSAIKSSEHLSHLSCMLDTNGSLSSTGWHKLLPFLDGAMVDLKAWQQDTHHYITGRDNHSVFTSIELLVQHNKLYEVRLLHIPGITDYEHDIDALGGYLSNLPTETRVKLNAFHHHGVKGIGSTWPQCTQADIARLANQLTQRGVTNIVLPSLYI; from the coding sequence ATGAGTAAACATGCCGTTGTCAGTCAAATATTGCCATTTTCCTGTGTCGACGGGCCTGGCAGTCGTTTGGTGATATTTTTGCAAGGCTGCAACTATCAATGCAAAAATTGCCATAATCCTCACACCATCAGTTTGTGTGATGCTTGTGGTGACTGCATTGATAGCTGCCCTGAACAGGCGTTGAGTCTTATTCATTCACAAGCGATGCCGTTACCCCAACTGCGGTCACAAGAAATGTTGTTACATGGAGATCTAATACCAGTTAATCATTCGCCAAGTAGTTCACAAAGTAAGCCCCATATTGTCTGGGACAGCACCAAATGCAGCCAATGCGATACTTGTATTACAGTATGTCCTAGACAATCAACGCCTAAAACGTCTCATTACTCCGTTGAACAAATGCTAGAGGTTATCTACGGCCAACGTCATTTTATCAATGGCATTACACTCAGTGGTGGTGAAGCGAGCTTACAATTGCCTTTTATTATTGAGCTTTTTAGTGCGATAAAGTCCTCAGAACATTTATCTCATCTCAGTTGTATGCTCGACACCAATGGCAGTTTGAGCTCAACGGGTTGGCATAAGCTACTGCCATTTTTAGATGGCGCAATGGTTGATTTAAAAGCATGGCAACAAGATACCCATCATTACATCACTGGGCGTGATAACCATTCGGTGTTTACGTCAATTGAGTTGCTGGTTCAGCACAATAAACTGTATGAAGTAAGACTGTTACACATTCCCGGCATCACGGATTATGAGCATGATATTGACGCCCTAGGCGGGTATTTATCCAACCTCCCCACAGAGACTCGGGTGAAGTTAAATGCGTTTCATCATCATGGGGTTAAAGGTATAGGCTCTACATGGCCACAATGTACTCAAGCGGATATAGCACGTTTAGCAAATCAACTTACTCAGCGAGGAGTCACCAATATCGTCTTGCCGTCGCTGTATATCTAA
- a CDS encoding sensor domain-containing diguanylate cyclase, producing the protein MITTKNSKIESNKTFEHSPDSFQCGALVTNAANIIIYVNSYFTDELLWNPEQLIGKNADIIFTQSSRIFFQSYLIPTLLHEQICEEMQLIIFNADGLRIPITVNARLSDDGCIYWSFFNASKRDQLYDELIKTRKKLEEQAEKLKLLASTDELTQLLNRREMKYRCTLALEQAARSEQSVSLLVLDIDHFKIINDSFGHLEGDRVLKELGHILKNFCRQTDLVSRFGGEEFLILLPDTNKSDTLLFCNRLQDSISQIKVGDGVLTVSIGVSICDDKTLFTDLFTQADKAMYKAKALGRNRTEVYCLD; encoded by the coding sequence ATGATCACGACAAAAAATAGTAAAATCGAAAGTAATAAAACATTTGAGCACTCCCCAGATAGTTTCCAGTGTGGTGCGTTAGTCACCAATGCAGCCAACATTATTATTTATGTAAACTCATACTTTACCGACGAACTATTGTGGAATCCAGAGCAACTGATAGGCAAAAATGCGGATATTATCTTTACCCAATCTTCCCGCATATTTTTTCAAAGTTATTTAATTCCAACACTTTTACACGAACAAATTTGTGAAGAAATGCAGTTGATTATTTTTAATGCTGACGGGCTACGAATTCCGATAACAGTGAATGCTCGTTTAAGCGATGACGGCTGTATTTATTGGAGTTTTTTCAATGCCTCCAAGAGAGACCAACTTTATGATGAGTTAATAAAAACAAGAAAAAAACTTGAGGAGCAAGCTGAAAAATTAAAATTGCTTGCTTCAACTGACGAGTTAACGCAGCTATTAAATAGAAGAGAAATGAAATATCGTTGTACGTTAGCGCTTGAACAGGCTGCTAGATCGGAACAATCTGTTAGTTTATTAGTGTTAGATATCGATCATTTTAAAATTATTAATGACAGCTTTGGTCATTTAGAAGGCGATCGAGTACTGAAAGAGCTCGGGCATATTTTGAAGAATTTTTGTCGACAAACCGATCTTGTCTCTCGCTTTGGTGGCGAAGAATTTTTGATATTGCTACCAGACACGAACAAAAGTGATACTTTATTATTTTGTAACCGGCTCCAAGATAGCATCTCGCAAATTAAAGTGGGTGACGGCGTGCTAACCGTCAGTATTGGGGTCAGTATTTGTGATGATAAAACACTGTTTACAGATTTATTTACTCAAGCGGATAAGGCTATGTATAAAGCCAAAGCACTTGGAAGAAATAGAACTGAAGTTTATTGTTTGGATTAA